From the Triticum urartu cultivar G1812 chromosome 4, Tu2.1, whole genome shotgun sequence genome, the window ggatccggtgaagacgaggatgtgttaccgaagttccttccttttgaggggaagtacgtctccgttggagcggtgtggaggcacaatgctccccaagaagccactagggccaccgtattctcctcacgccctcacacaatgcgagatgccgtgattccactattggtgcccttgaaggcggcgatcgaatctttacaaacaaggttggggcaatctccacaacttaatcggaggctcccaacaagaccacgaagcttcaccacaatggactatgtctccgtggtgacctcaaccgtctagggtgctcaaacacccaagagtaacaagatccgctagggatgagtgggggaatcgaaaatcccttggtggaagtgtagatcggggccttctcaaccactcccgagaaaatcaacaagtttgattggctagagagatagatcgggcgaaaatggagcttgaagcatttaatggagcttgaggaataaatggagcttggggaaGGAAGAGGTAAGTGAGAgagaagaaggggactcccttttatagtgggggcaacaatcccgttgccccccaccaatcagccccgcacagggcggtactaccgctgagagggggcggtactaccgccaggacaTCGGTACTGCTGCGCTGAGGAGATTAGTAGGGAAAGGACCCAAATGCGGTATtaccgcggtggtaggggcggtactaccgctcctggaacggtactaccgcctctacaaccgtaactagtgccgcaaaacccaacacgagaaaaagacctttcgaatcgaggcggtaggagccaaaCTGCCTAGCGGTACTACGGCAGTggggtcacgggcggtactaccgctgtggagcggtactgccgcttgtgacccttcggccgtactacCGCAGGCAGTGCGGTACTGCCGCTGGGGCGCGCACGCGCGAGAGAGAGAATCTCTGAAAGATGCTGAGGACAAGGCGGAGGTGTCaggcccccagcggtactactgctgtggagccacgggcggtactaccgctgtggagaggtactgccgcttggctcctcggcggtactaccgctgggttgcgcggtactaccgcttggacccagacaggacaaggaagagaggagagatctctttaATGAAAAGGAGATGCTCgaagggtgagaagctgatgtgtatgtgatgattccacccatgcaataccccagcggaccccctcttgatagtacggtgccctctacgcaactagtccaccgagaaagaaacgaaagagctacaccgtcttgaaatacactccgaggggaagaaagcctctcgtgccaggggagaatctgtgaattattcaaagcacaagattagtccgcaaacatgttgtcatcaatcatcaaaactacattgagagagatatgccgtaacaacGGGGGAGCAAATCCCCCCggagactggcgatgggggccatgtccaattcggcccccagccgaacactatTCCGGATGCCCATATGGTTCCGGAATTAGGCAAGCAGCGTCGTTTGCGAGAAGGAGATGCACctattccgccggtgacctccgtccatcCAGAGGCGTCGGATACCTTACTGGAAGCACTACAAAGTGCTTCCATTGTTGAAGAACACCGTACCCTCATGGCCGCTAAGAGAGGGTTCGGTCCGCTAAGAGCGGACTGGCCGAAGCCTGCAccagccttttgacaggctttgaagTATGCGACGTAATTTATGCAAAAAGAGAATATCATAgtatagacaatagcccctgagaAACTGTCCGGTGCTCGAAAAGAGAAGTCAGACAGATGATCAAATAATTTTCGCACGAGACTAACCAATATATGTCTATATGAATAAGCAGACGTCGATGCTGGCTACGACCTCTCATTCTGCCGAAGTCTCTAAACTGAAGCAGTGTTTGGAGCAGgccaaggaagagctcggccgtATGAAGAAACAACTGGAGGACAACAAGGTATGCAATGATCTATTCTGATGTAGAAAGATATGAATTGAGTATGTTTGATCATACTATCATGATATTTCGTAGGAGCtgcgaccgaggtggagaccctcaAGAAGTCGTTGGCCGAGGCCCAAGAAAGAGTGGCGAAGGAACAAGCCGCCCATGAAAAGCACGAGGCAAGGGTCGGGGAGGTCcggcaggagctccaggacgtCGCAAAGAAATGCGAGTCCTTGAAGCGCAAGATTTCGGACCAAGAGTCCGAACTTGCTAAGGCCCGCCAAAGCGCGCAAGAGGCCCGGGTCGAAGCCCagggtgccctccaggagatccaggaagCCAGGAAAatcacggcgggtaaggcctttattATGCAGAGCAAGTTTGTGAAGAAAAGGTACCTCTTACTGACCCGAATTTGAAGTTCTCCAGGAGTGTTTGCGGATCTACCGCGCAGTGTTGCTGATGcagcggagttcttccgagcaGAAGAGGGGAGCTTAatgaagaagctgttctggttgCAATACCTTACGCCAGAATatccggtgccctttagcgatcTGAACTTTTTTTTTTTGCCTTAAACATGAAGCTATTCTGTATTCTTCTAGACAAGCGTACTCTGGTTTTTCTCCCCGTTTATTGGCTATCTGGCTGATAAATTTACAACTGGAAGTATTTTTTTGCGGGGAATTTAGGACTTTATTCAACCATCAATAGCTCCTACACGACCATTTGCAACTTGAGTAGCAAAAATGTTGGAAGCCTCAATGATAGAAAATGTGTACTCCGCACGTTTATACACCTGAAAATACACACCATTTTCCACCACTTACTTGGATTCTTCGACAATGACCTCTTTGTCGGCTCCCCAAAAACCAATACTAAATGCTAAGGAAATGGTCCAACAAATCAAGCGGTGGTGGGCTGCGAAACGGCGAGGTCAGAGGGCGACAGCGTGCCGTTGTGGTCGGCGTCGAGCTCGTCGAACTCCTCCATGAACTCCGAGATCTCCTCCTGGCTGATCTTCCCGAGCTCCTTGAGCTTGTACAGCACGAACTCCGCCGCCCCGACGCGCCGGTCGCCGTCTAGGTCGGCCGCCTCCAGGTCGGTGTTGGTCGTCCGCCGCGTCAGCACCCAGCGCGCGAGCGCTCTCTGCCGCCGCTCCGCGTACAGCTCCGCCACGTACAGGAAGAAGAGCGCCACCACCACCGTGCTCACCGTCACCCACACCGCCGCGAACGCGCGCCCGGCCGACGACGTGAAGCTCCTGTCGCCGTACCCCAGCGTGGTCACCGTCGCGCACACGCAGTACAAGGCGTCCACAGGTCGCATCCCTTCGCCCTTCCACAGCACCAGCGTCCCCGACGCCACCGACGCCGCCAGCAGCGCCCCGGCCGCGTACAGCTTGTACCACGTCTTGTTCATCTCCATGGCGCGCAGCTCCCGCGCCGGGTGCTTGCCGTTGGCGTGGACCGCGCGGAAGACGAGCGACTCCTGCTTCTCGACCAGGTAGTCGGCGGACTTGCTCAGGGAGGTTCCAACCACGGCGACGCCGCCGAAGGCAAAGGCGCTCGCCAGCAGCTTGCCGGTGTCGCTGGACGGGACGAGGTCGCCGTAGCCGACGGTGGTCATGGTGACCACGCAGAAGTAGACCGCGTCAATAACGCGGCTGCCGCTGCGGTGCCCGGACATGTGGTCCATGGCGAGGTAGAAggcggtggtgccggcgacgacgTAGGCGAAGAGGAGCAGGCCCACCAGGCGGAAGCTCGAGCTCGGGCGGCCGCTCTCGAGCACTTCCTTGGCCGGCGAGGCCGCGCTTTCGGTCCGACTGGCGTTGCCGGGGGGAGTAAGAGGGCGAGGCTCTTCCAACGCAGCAGGGTCGGCGGAAGGAGCCGTCCGGCAGCGCCGAAACCTCTTGACCCCGTCCGGCGGCTTCTGTCGGATGGCACCAGCCGCGTTGCCGTCGCCGCCGGATAGCAGCGGTTGTTGAACACCACCGGCCACCATTCTAGCCGATGGGCGATGGAGTTGCAGCAGCTAGCGATGCAGATATGTGCAGATCAGAGGAGAAATGCGAGCCTCTTCTTGTTCTCGATGACTCTTTCTATGGTCCACGTGTGGAGTGTGTCGCCGTACATGTGTAGTTTACAGGTGCGGGTTATGCCGCGTGGCTGCCTGGTTGCCCTTGAGTTACTTATTactgcctctctctctccaccTGAAAAAACCAGTGAACAATTGTCCAATGTTTTTCTTCTTTTTGCGGGTAACAATTATCCAATCTTTTTTTGTGGGAAAACAATTATCCAATCTGACATATCAACAAAAAAAAGACATAGCAAAAAAGCAATACTTCCATCGAGAGACGTCTCTCGATGGAAGTATTGCTTTTTTCAAATGAGTATTGCTTCTTTTGGTCGAACAAGGTATGTGCATTAATTATTAAGATCTAATTATTTTTGAAATGCAGTCACTTAGGGTCTGATTCATTAAAAAAGATCGAAGAGAATTGTCTGATTAATTAACGGAAAACCGTCATATAATGCCCGCGAGAACAAGGCACATTGGACGACCTGGCAACCCGCACAAAAGCGCACACACGCCGCTGAGGAGAAAAGTGCCGTCGAGGTTGCAGCCCGGCATCATCGTCATCAGATGCAGAGGCCGAGTGTattcctccttttctaaaaaagaAAAGGAACAGAGGTCGTAGATTTTTGTGACTTTACCAATTACCAGTGACATCTTGTGGCGGTGATGGCTACATCTCCAACTATATTCTGGTCGAGTGTGTTTCTAGTGGTTTGTTGATTTGTTATCCGAATTCTCATGATGTCATGGTAAAGATGGTGGTATCGGGGTAATTTTATTAAGTGGTTGCGCGTGTTGTTTCTTTCGCCCGTTGTTCGACAGGTTACCTTACAAGGTGTGTTCAATAGTGATATGTTGTTCGATGATCTTAAGTTCATATCCTTCAGGGTTGGGTGGCACATGCAACTCTTCAAACACATGTACCTTCAAGTTGCAAGTCGGTATATATACATTTCCTAGTATGCAACGTATCATTAACTGGTGGTTAACCGTATGCAATGCACGGGCACATTTCCTAATATATGTATATAATCGCCGTAGTTCCTTAATCATCGCATCGCCAAGGCCAAAATCCAACTATATAACGAAGCCCACTAAACAAGCCCATGCTAAGGTCAATTAGGCCATCGTGGGTTCTCAAAGTCTGGAAGTTACATCATGGAGAGTCTAGGTATGCAAACCATGGCGCCGCCAGGATCTATAGCTACCGTCTGCACATCGCGCTAGAATCGATCTAATTGATTCTTGcttgctgccgccgccgccgtgcttGCCTAAGGCACTATACCACTATGTATTATGTCTTCGTGCTAACTGCTAAGCAGGCTGCTGATCATGCCGACGTGCTGTGACATAGAGTCCGCCGATCCCCACATCTATACTTCTCAAGGTACGCCCGTATATACTGGCAATGGTGTTTTGTACGGATGATATCCTACTAGTATATAATTCCTATGGACTGCAATATACTAGTATGTACAATGGAATCATCAGATGCCTTTCTTTTTCATTTTGTTTGATGTGGTTTTGTGATTACAACCTGCAGTACTTCTCCTCTTCTACAGATGTCAATGTACGAGCTAGTCTAATCTTGCATAAAATAAGGTGCAATGCATACTAAGCTATGCCCTTGTTTAAGAGCTTTTTTACGGTGCATCATACTACCCATTATGATGGGTAGTATTTTGGTAGATCCAATGGTCAGTATAGATGGGTCAAATTTTCCCTCTGGGACATATTGGTAATTTCTGTTTAGAGATAGATTTCTTTTTTGTTAGTTCTATAATCACAATTAATGatctaattaattaaattaaCCCATTCGATCCGGCACGGAGGCACGGGCGAGTGCGTCTGCGACCTCGTCGCCACTGTTCCTTCGGGTTGCCGGAGCAGCCCCGCAGGTGAGGCACAAGGTGCGGATCCAGCGCAGGTAGGCTATGAGATGAGCCTCCTGTCAAAGCAGCTTGTCGCCCCAAGGAGGAGCAGAAATGTGCTGGAAAGACGAACGGAGAAGGCCTACTGTATTGCGTGCCCATCTTCAATCCGCTCATGGAGCTCTGCTCGCCACCATCGGCCTTGTAATCACAAACTGAGTTGGGGCAATAAAGAAAACCACTGGAGATGATGCGTGCCCGTGGCCATCAACAAGCTCTACGTAGGTGTGTTAGAAGAGAAATCAGCGATCTGATTGTTGCGTACTTGCATACGTGTGACGTGCATGCTTGTGTATCCGGCTGGCCGGCGGTGAGTCTACTAGCATAGCTTTTCTAGGTCGCTGTGTACGTCCGGTGCAGGCCAGCTTGGAGCATGAATCAAGATCGTCAACTTCGTTTCATCGTCTTCATCGTGCATCGCCGACCGAAAAGTATTAGATGGTGTGGACTGCGCCATGGCGGGGAAGAAACCTGCTTGCGTGATTGATAAACATTAGAGTACCCAAAATACCCCTAACTAGTCAATATACTACCGAAAATCTGTTGTAGTATTGTCTTATCTAGGCCCTTCAAGCCACATAAATTAACAGTCCAAATTGATTTGATGCACCGTAAAAGGTCTTTTGTTTAACTTTGTTTAAGTTGTTGGTAAACCATAGGGCTAATTTCCATCTAATAGAATGTATCATTTTTATATTTGCAAACATATATTATTTTGCTTTGATGTCAATGTTAGATTAAGACTTTATGTAGGGGGGCAATACGGGGTGAATGTGCATATAACTAGTTAGGGTCTTGTGGCGCAACCGGCTCCACATCTTTCGACTTCTTACAGATGCATAGCATGAATACTGACATTGCACGGACATACGGACACCTTGTGATTTACACCAACGTGTCTACTTTTTTTTTTGTCTCATTATTTTCTTCGTCCCCCTCATACTaaaatcctggctccgcccccGAAGAAGAGCATGCACAACTATAGCTTAAACTGACATTACACTGATTAGGATCGAAGATTACACAATAAAGACATGTACATCCATGGTGCAGATTGATTTAAGCAGCCTTTTCCGTACTTATTAGCTGTGATGCTCACTTGCTCAGCATGGCCTGGTAGAGCTAGCTCGTACCATGCTGCCATTGGCAGTGAATTAAGCAGGCAGCTGCATCCACCATGTGGTTAACAACTGAAAGCCATATCATATTGGACTATAGGAGTAGCGTATCGCGACAGGGGAAGACGGACTAGCTCCATATGTCTTGATGTCAGGGCAGCTTACTTGGTGATCTCAACGTCACTGACTGATTCTGTGTTGATGGTGCGCAGCTACTTAATTAGGAGGTATGAAGCATAGCTTAGTTTGCATAACCAGTTGGTTACTGAATGTGCTGAACATCAATTGCCGTGTCTAACTGGTCAGTCGTTAAAGATAGTACCCTGATTCGCATTGACTTACAACTTGCTCTTTCTCTTGACAGTCCTTCAGGTCTTACTCCCtccgtaaacaaatataagagtgtttagatcactattttagtaatctaaacgctcttatattaatTTACAGAGGGCATACTTCTTAACTTGCCATGTTATTGAACTTGAGAGTTTTCTTTTTAATGGTTGACTTGGAGATTGAGCATATGTAGAACAGCAAGCAGTTGCATGATGATGTGTTTAACTTTAATTTCAAGCAAAGTAGCAAATGCAGCAAGCAGTTTTTTTGAAGGATCCAGCAATTGCTTGGTTTTTCATTGATAAGCAGGTAGAATAGAATTTTACATGGAAATGCAGTAAGCATTGTCTGTACAGCAACATGCACTTCATCAAAATGTTGGCAAAATCTTTAGCCTCGCAAGGGAATCGTGTGATCAAGTTTATTACCACTATACAATGAGCTTCACATGGATGGCTACTAGCTTTACCATCCTTCCGAACGTACAAACTGAACTCTTTCTGTCTTACTTAAGACACACAGCCAACTGAACGTACAAGCA encodes:
- the LOC125550188 gene encoding two pore potassium channel b-like, translated to MVAGGVQQPLLSGGDGNAAGAIRQKPPDGVKRFRRCRTAPSADPAALEEPRPLTPPGNASRTESAASPAKEVLESGRPSSSFRLVGLLLFAYVVAGTTAFYLAMDHMSGHRSGSRVIDAVYFCVVTMTTVGYGDLVPSSDTGKLLASAFAFGGVAVVGTSLSKSADYLVEKQESLVFRAVHANGKHPARELRAMEMNKTWYKLYAAGALLAASVASGTLVLWKGEGMRPVDALYCVCATVTTLGYGDRSFTSSAGRAFAAVWVTVSTVVVALFFLYVAELYAERRQRALARWVLTRRTTNTDLEAADLDGDRRVGAAEFVLYKLKELGKISQEEISEFMEEFDELDADHNGTLSPSDLAVSQPTTA